In Hypomesus transpacificus isolate Combined female chromosome 4, fHypTra1, whole genome shotgun sequence, the following are encoded in one genomic region:
- the gsk3aa gene encoding glycogen synthase kinase 3 alpha a, which translates to MSGSGRPRTSSFAEPQGVPGAAAASAGSAAAVGSSTGKSGVPQASGSSSSGCSNLKLTRDSGKVTTVVATPGQGPDRPQEVSYTDIKVIGNGSFGVVYQARLIDSQEMVAIKKVLQDKRFKNRELQIMRKLDHCNIVRLRYFFYSSGEKKDEVYLNLVLDFVPETVYRVARHFNKAKSIIPIIYVKVYMYQLFRSLAYIHSQGVCHRDIKPQNLLVDPETAILKLCDFGSAKQLIRGEPNVSYICSRYYRAPELIFGATDYTANIDIWSAGCVLAELLLGQPIFPGDSGVDQLVEIIKVLGTPTREQIREMNPNYTEFKFPQIKAHPWTKVFKPRTPPEAIALCSRLLEYTPATRFSPLEACAHTFFDELRQPNARLPSGRDLPLLFNFSTTELSIQPQLNSTLIPPHVRVQTSASSHDGIGSDGSSQHSSVPGSLNST; encoded by the exons ATGAGCGGCAGCGGGCGGCCCAGAACTAGCTCGTTTGCTGAGCCACAAGGTGTACCAGGAGCCGCCGCAGCATCCGCTGGATCAGCCGCTGCCGTGGGGAGCAGCACAGGAAAGTCCGGGGTCCCGCAGGCCTCGGGGAGCAGCTCGTCGGGATGCTCGAATTTAAAGCTGACCA GAGACAGCGGAAAGGTGACGACGGTGGTCGCCACGCCCGGCCAGGGCCCGGACCGCCCCCAGGAGGTGTCGTACACAGACATCAAGGTGATCGGCAACGGCTCGTTTGGTGTGGTCTACCAGGCACGACTCATCGACAGCCAGGAGATGGTGGCCATCAAGAAGGTCCTGCAGGACAAGCGGTTCAAG AACCGAGAACTCCAGATCATGAGGAAGCTGGACCACTGCAACATCGTCAGGCTACGCTACTTCTTCTATTCCAGTGGTGAAAAG AAGGATGAGGTATACCTTAACCTGGTGCTGGACTTCGTCCCAGAGACTGTGTACAGAGTGGCCCGccacttcaacaaggccaagagcatCATTCCTATTATTTACGTCAAG gtGTACATGTATCAGCTCTTCCGTAGCCTGGCCTACATCCACTCCCAGGGGGTGTGTCACCGAGATATCAAGCCCCAGAACCTGCTAGTGGATCCAGAGACAGCCATTCTCAAGCTCTGTGACTTTGGCAG TGCGAAGCAGCTGATCCGCGGGGAGCCCAACGTGTCGTACATCTGCTCACGGTATTACCGCGCCCCGGAGCTCATCTTCGGGGCCACCGACTACACAGCCAACATTGACATCTGGTCAGCGGGCTGCGTGCTGGcagagctgctgctgggccagccCATCTTCCCCGGAGACAGCGGCGTGGACCAGCTAGTGGAGATCATCAAG GTCCTGGGGACCCCGACCAGAGAGCAGATCCGAGAGATGAACCCCAACTACACAGAGTTCAAGTTCCCCCAGATCAAGGCCCACCCCTGGACCAAG GTGTTTAAGCCTCGCACCCCTCCCGAGGCCATCGCCCTGTGCTCCCGCCTGCTGGAGTACACCCCCGCCACACGCTTCTCCCCCCTCGAAGCCTGCGCGCACACCTTCTTCGATGAACTCCGCCAGCCCAACGCCCGTCTGCCCAGCGGGAGAGACCTGCCTCTGCTCTTCAACTTCAGCACCACCG AGCTGTCCATCCAGCCCCAGCTCAactccaccctcatccctcctcacgTCCGCGTTCAGACCTCCGCCTCCTCTCACG ATGGGATTGGTTCTGATGGCTCGTCTCAACACAGCTCTGTACCCGGCTCCCTCAACAGCACCTGA